The following proteins are encoded in a genomic region of [Eubacterium] hominis:
- a CDS encoding tail fiber domain-containing protein encodes MYSTSDKYKEVIQKDIIWDVEKLVIDVEEYTDFIKLHRKAGIVSDDHVNFGNCISSFLDVEIPEISNATKFIGRKVYYYVGLHLENYDNDEAENIEWIPMGVFNIVEPDVNDQVLSFTAYDNMYYTQQGFFSDLKGSQKVSTVLNEQCKKIGITYAGGDSGESINVDLLQGLELRDALGYIASYCGKNAIMNRQGNLQLKWFEEVDVTIPPDRCSDTFNVAPKDTTIGRLVCAVSKEQTFTHGSEVASAISFSNPLMTETQSKVLFDKVNGFTYRAINFNAIIGRPEIDVGDIIKVQDLDGTIYHVPVFIMENDGFNQTIQANAKTEEQEKFEFQGSVSKAIENTYSEIVSAKKVMADTVIAFDGKFQTLDTDILNVNKKIKAYEGQFEIIDSDIAKLKQADIDNLTAVNGRIDSLVTTDLTSVNAKINNLEVDIENVNTLLAGSVTSGSTQTIVLNAQNTTIANALIKSAMIESLSFDKITGIDVNTTKLTVHSNDGKSTWKDNTIQISDANRVRVQVGKDASGDYNMYVWDKSGNLMFDATGITAKGIQRPIIVNDMVSDNANISGDKINITSVIQKINENSTLIESHHILYDGKSLDVAFGTMETSISTVTSNVNTVTKTVTDNKTKWDTASTNATNALNTANTVTKTVSDNKANWDKAPTALTNANNAQNTANNAQSVANSKAKVFNAQPVPPYQVGDLWVQGTSGVIMRCKTARASGSYTASDWEKADKYTDDTKANAVDTKVTTVTETVKSHSTQLTAQDGKISTLISDNTQVKKDITAVQGDITIAKGNITTLQTNYSTLDQSVKGLSSTVGEHTSKLTTVTNTVNNNKANWDKAPTALDNANKAQSTANTANTNANNALKGIQNLRSSGLGIKVNYSTFTQANDAEIYFHGFDTYGNPTDTDGWVMYNGAKVTIPKGMWVNPNSAIPFNTLCYLVLDQSHKGIVSCWYDTSAKIWKYQYCDGAPANTGQSGTENFNDQNIVLGYYVNSGSAEAKFTSAGLFDPVKSYRDIVISPEATTSINTVNTRITTEIKTVSDKYASLQQDVNGFKTTVSSTYSTKTEVSKVKSDAATDATNKANQAKTDAINSANANTTTLLKSYSTTSAMNSAITQESNKITTAVASTYTTKADFNNLSIGGRNLLRKSAITSANLSLWNKSNATVTLVTEDGFNCFKIVSTGNEGIKGSGGVVTGNILIPNVRYTYSFWCKSSIDKTVGHNSIMHFQTINGSVVHNNANLQLKVTSIKANTWTKLAISFNVTKQCYFVPFIWYLGSATYFVRDIMVEEGSRDGAWTPAPEDIDASIATVDGKFKNYSTTTQMNSAITTKANEITSTVSKTYATQATVNTINGDVSALKTWKTSAETKITDTAIVNTVRNSTNYKNDLTGKVGKTEIISCINQTAETIKIDASKIELTGKVTISMLDSDTQTKVNNGNNAMSSINTNKANWDKGKTAYDWTNTNGGNMTNLRNMVLKWTNNAVSTSTYIQGGWIATNTITTAQIATGTIVIGDLDSGVQTKLNTGYDNAYKAYWMSMALSQGQSMYNDPAFLRGINGLDIYNNSNNTAVTITREAKASGWTYDTPYRIKVTSNGTTSPNHGGIRWGFTPKAGHTYLFKLIAKIPTGRTISWHTNDIGTGSKQEWLTPTAGTNDWTEYVCKVKIGTGTISTTGFFSINGGATGFSWYIVYANVFDLGSENLISTFTKGTTEIYGDYIKTGTITANHIRGNKLEGTEIVGGKISSNTTIDVTTDLKVGNNIYLNTPSSGNKYIYFNGTSQFISYNANAINVTSSSSYIRSTGGAYCSARSDGVVISNAKSSMIWMKADNTICVDGPIYTRNGIKFDSSSSTGIYTSWVDLKNHDLLVRSEDMCSCYYGCASISYDQWTYVRGKYVKLYNHSGGYCQVNGAAITSDINLKYDFRTFDERYNDFFMNLRPTIYKYQTGTAKRDHFGYVAQEVESALYKSGLSTNDFAGVIIDKNITRTEDDTDSNLLLDKGINEMHLLRYEEFIALNTHMIQKTIKAVDTQGAMLKSHERVISEVDRKSKENEYKIEQLKKQLDEERQLRIKAEQKLNAIISGEIKLESRMA; translated from the coding sequence ATGTATAGCACCTCAGATAAATATAAGGAAGTTATACAGAAAGATATCATTTGGGATGTTGAAAAATTAGTCATTGACGTAGAAGAATATACTGATTTTATCAAACTACATCGTAAGGCTGGTATCGTATCAGATGACCATGTTAACTTTGGAAACTGTATTTCTTCCTTTCTTGATGTTGAGATACCAGAAATCAGTAATGCTACTAAATTCATCGGTCGTAAAGTATATTATTATGTTGGTCTACATCTTGAAAATTATGATAATGATGAAGCTGAAAATATTGAATGGATACCTATGGGCGTATTTAATATCGTTGAGCCTGATGTTAATGATCAAGTCTTATCTTTTACAGCATATGACAACATGTACTATACACAACAGGGATTTTTTAGCGATTTAAAAGGTAGTCAAAAAGTATCTACAGTATTAAACGAACAGTGTAAAAAAATAGGTATTACTTATGCTGGTGGAGATAGTGGAGAATCAATCAATGTGGATTTACTGCAAGGATTGGAATTAAGGGATGCGTTAGGATATATCGCATCATATTGCGGTAAGAATGCCATTATGAACAGGCAAGGAAATCTACAGTTAAAATGGTTTGAAGAGGTTGATGTCACGATACCACCAGATAGATGTAGTGATACATTTAATGTTGCTCCCAAGGATACAACGATAGGCAGGCTTGTTTGTGCTGTATCTAAAGAACAAACGTTTACTCATGGGAGTGAAGTAGCAAGCGCGATATCTTTCTCAAACCCACTTATGACAGAAACACAAAGTAAAGTGTTGTTTGATAAAGTCAATGGATTTACTTATAGAGCAATAAATTTTAATGCTATCATAGGTAGACCGGAAATAGATGTAGGAGATATCATAAAGGTTCAGGATCTAGATGGTACTATATATCATGTTCCGGTTTTTATTATGGAAAATGATGGCTTTAATCAGACAATACAAGCAAATGCTAAAACAGAGGAACAAGAAAAATTTGAGTTCCAAGGTTCTGTTTCAAAGGCTATCGAAAACACATATTCTGAGATTGTATCTGCAAAAAAAGTGATGGCTGATACTGTTATCGCATTTGATGGTAAATTTCAGACATTGGATACTGATATTTTGAACGTAAACAAGAAAATCAAAGCGTATGAAGGACAGTTTGAAATAATTGATAGTGATATAGCTAAATTAAAACAAGCTGATATTGATAATCTTACAGCTGTTAATGGTAGGATAGATAGTCTGGTAACAACAGACCTTACATCAGTGAATGCAAAGATTAATAATCTTGAAGTAGACATAGAAAATGTAAACACATTACTTGCCGGTAGTGTTACATCAGGTAGCACTCAGACGATCGTTTTAAATGCTCAAAATACAACGATTGCTAATGCGCTTATCAAGAGCGCTATGATTGAAAGTCTATCATTTGACAAAATCACTGGTATTGATGTTAATACCACAAAATTAACTGTACATTCAAACGATGGGAAATCAACTTGGAAAGACAACACAATCCAAATCAGTGATGCAAATAGAGTACGTGTGCAAGTAGGCAAAGATGCATCAGGCGACTACAACATGTATGTTTGGGATAAGTCTGGTAATTTGATGTTTGATGCAACTGGCATTACAGCAAAAGGTATACAACGACCTATCATCGTAAATGATATGGTATCTGATAACGCTAATATATCAGGAGATAAGATTAACATTACAAGTGTTATACAAAAAATCAATGAAAATTCCACATTGATTGAATCTCATCATATCTTGTATGACGGTAAATCACTTGATGTAGCATTTGGTACAATGGAGACATCCATATCAACTGTAACATCCAACGTTAACACTGTGACAAAGACTGTGACAGATAATAAGACAAAGTGGGATACTGCTAGTACCAATGCGACTAATGCTTTAAATACTGCTAATACCGTTACTAAGACAGTAAGCGACAATAAGGCAAATTGGGATAAGGCACCAACTGCATTAACTAACGCAAACAATGCCCAAAACACCGCTAACAATGCTCAATCTGTAGCCAATAGCAAAGCTAAAGTATTTAACGCCCAACCTGTACCACCATATCAAGTTGGAGATTTGTGGGTACAAGGTACAAGTGGCGTTATTATGCGATGCAAGACAGCTAGAGCGAGTGGAAGTTACACAGCAAGCGACTGGGAAAAGGCTGATAAGTATACCGATGACACTAAGGCAAACGCTGTAGACACTAAAGTTACTACGGTCACGGAAACCGTTAAATCTCATAGCACTCAGTTAACTGCACAAGACGGTAAAATATCAACGTTAATCAGTGATAATACACAGGTTAAAAAAGATATCACAGCTGTACAAGGTGATATTACTATTGCAAAAGGTAACATCACAACTTTGCAGACAAACTACAGTACTTTAGACCAGTCGGTCAAAGGATTATCTAGTACTGTTGGAGAGCATACGTCAAAACTTACTACTGTCACTAACACAGTTAACAACAATAAAGCTAATTGGGATAAAGCCCCTACAGCATTAGACAACGCAAATAAGGCACAGTCAACTGCCAATACAGCAAATACTAATGCAAATAATGCCCTTAAAGGTATTCAAAACTTACGCAGTTCAGGACTTGGGATTAAGGTTAATTATTCAACCTTTACACAAGCAAATGACGCTGAGATTTACTTCCATGGTTTTGATACGTATGGTAATCCAACAGATACTGACGGTTGGGTTATGTACAACGGTGCTAAAGTTACTATACCAAAAGGCATGTGGGTAAATCCTAATTCTGCTATTCCATTTAACACATTATGTTACCTTGTATTAGATCAATCTCACAAAGGTATTGTTAGTTGTTGGTATGATACATCAGCAAAAATCTGGAAATACCAATATTGTGATGGTGCACCTGCCAATACTGGACAATCAGGTACAGAAAACTTTAATGATCAGAATATCGTCTTAGGATATTATGTTAACTCAGGAAGTGCAGAAGCAAAATTTACAAGTGCTGGATTGTTTGATCCTGTTAAATCTTATCGTGACATAGTAATAAGCCCAGAGGCTACAACATCTATCAATACTGTCAACACTCGTATCACAACTGAGATTAAGACAGTGAGTGATAAGTATGCAAGTTTACAGCAAGACGTTAATGGATTTAAGACCACAGTATCTAGCACATACAGTACTAAGACTGAGGTTAGTAAGGTAAAAAGTGATGCTGCTACCGATGCAACCAACAAAGCTAATCAAGCAAAAACAGATGCTATCAATAGTGCTAATGCTAATACTACAACATTGTTAAAATCTTATAGTACAACGAGTGCTATGAATAGTGCTATTACTCAAGAATCCAACAAGATTACTACAGCAGTAGCCAGTACATATACAACCAAGGCTGATTTTAACAACTTGTCTATTGGTGGCAGGAACTTATTACGAAAAAGTGCTATCACATCAGCAAATTTAAGTTTGTGGAATAAAAGCAATGCAACAGTCACATTAGTTACCGAAGATGGTTTTAATTGTTTCAAAATAGTGTCTACAGGTAATGAAGGGATTAAAGGAAGTGGCGGTGTTGTTACAGGAAACATTTTAATTCCTAACGTAAGATATACTTATAGCTTTTGGTGTAAATCAAGTATAGACAAAACTGTAGGTCATAATAGCATAATGCATTTCCAAACGATTAACGGTTCAGTTGTTCATAACAATGCTAATCTACAATTAAAAGTTACATCAATAAAAGCCAATACATGGACTAAATTGGCAATTAGTTTTAATGTGACAAAGCAATGTTATTTTGTTCCGTTTATTTGGTATTTAGGAAGTGCAACATATTTTGTTCGTGACATTATGGTTGAAGAAGGTTCTCGTGACGGAGCTTGGACACCAGCACCAGAAGATATAGACGCATCTATTGCTACTGTTGATGGAAAGTTTAAAAATTATAGCACTACTACTCAGATGAACTCGGCAATTACAACCAAAGCAAATGAGATAACATCTACTGTATCTAAGACCTATGCGACTCAAGCGACGGTCAATACAATTAACGGAGATGTATCAGCATTAAAAACGTGGAAAACAAGTGCTGAAACTAAGATAACCGATACTGCAATTGTTAACACAGTTAGAAACTCAACCAACTACAAGAATGATCTTACTGGTAAGGTTGGTAAAACAGAAATCATTTCTTGTATCAACCAAACAGCGGAAACAATTAAAATAGATGCAAGTAAAATAGAACTTACAGGTAAAGTGACAATTAGTATGTTGGACAGCGATACACAAACCAAAGTTAACAATGGTAACAATGCTATGTCATCTATCAACACGAATAAAGCCAATTGGGATAAAGGTAAAACTGCTTACGATTGGACTAATACTAATGGTGGCAATATGACTAACCTTAGAAACATGGTACTTAAGTGGACAAACAACGCAGTTAGCACAAGCACATATATTCAGGGTGGTTGGATTGCAACTAATACGATTACAACTGCACAGATTGCGACTGGTACTATTGTAATTGGAGATTTGGACAGTGGAGTGCAAACTAAGTTAAATACTGGATACGATAATGCCTATAAAGCATATTGGATGTCTATGGCATTATCACAAGGTCAAAGTATGTACAATGACCCAGCTTTCTTGCGTGGAATTAATGGGCTTGATATTTACAACAATTCAAATAATACAGCAGTTACTATCACTCGTGAAGCTAAAGCAAGTGGATGGACATATGATACGCCATATAGAATTAAAGTTACATCTAACGGTACTACATCACCTAATCATGGAGGTATAAGGTGGGGATTTACTCCAAAGGCAGGTCATACATATCTATTTAAATTGATCGCCAAAATACCAACTGGAAGAACTATTTCATGGCATACAAACGATATAGGTACAGGCTCAAAACAAGAATGGTTAACACCAACAGCGGGCACTAATGATTGGACAGAATATGTATGTAAAGTAAAAATAGGGACTGGAACAATATCTACTACTGGTTTTTTCTCTATCAATGGAGGTGCAACAGGTTTTAGTTGGTATATTGTTTATGCTAATGTGTTTGATTTAGGTTCCGAAAATCTTATATCAACTTTTACAAAAGGAACTACAGAGATATATGGAGACTATATAAAAACTGGTACCATTACAGCAAACCACATCAGAGGTAATAAATTAGAAGGTACAGAGATAGTCGGTGGAAAGATATCGTCTAACACAACGATTGACGTAACTACTGATTTAAAAGTAGGTAATAATATTTATTTGAATACTCCAAGTAGTGGAAATAAATATATATATTTTAATGGGACTTCACAGTTTATATCTTATAACGCTAACGCAATAAATGTGACTTCATCATCGTCATATATAAGGTCAACAGGAGGAGCTTACTGTAGTGCTAGATCGGATGGAGTAGTTATTAGCAATGCAAAAAGTTCCATGATATGGATGAAAGCAGATAATACAATTTGTGTAGACGGACCTATTTATACAAGAAATGGTATTAAATTTGATTCATCTAGTTCTACAGGCATATACACTTCTTGGGTTGATTTAAAAAATCACGATTTATTAGTCCGAAGTGAAGATATGTGTTCTTGTTATTATGGTTGTGCTTCAATAAGCTATGACCAATGGACATATGTACGTGGAAAATATGTAAAGCTTTATAATCATAGCGGTGGATATTGTCAAGTAAATGGAGCTGCTATCACGTCTGATATAAATTTGAAGTATGACTTCAGAACCTTTGATGAGAGATATAACGATTTCTTTATGAATCTTAGACCTACTATCTATAAATACCAAACTGGAACTGCTAAGCGTGATCATTTTGGTTATGTGGCACAAGAGGTAGAAAGTGCATTATATAAATCTGGTTTATCTACAAACGATTTTGCTGGCGTTATCATTGACAAGAATATAACTCGGACAGAAGATGATACTGATTCCAATTTATTATTGGATAAAGGTATCAATGAAATGCATTTACTTAGATATGAAGAATTTATAGCATTGAATACCCACATGATACAAAAGACTATTAAAGCTGTAGATACACAAGGAGCAATGCTAAAAAGCCATGAACGAGTGATATCAGAAGTTGACCGTAAATCAAAAGAAAATGAATACAAAATTGAACAGCTTAAAAAACAGCTTGATGAGGAAAGACAGCTGAGAATCAAAGCTGAACAGAAGTTGAATGCCATTATAAGTGGCGAAATAAAATTAGAATCTAGGATGGCGTAA
- a CDS encoding phage holin family protein: protein MKRMDKFFNSSVAVIATGLTYLFGGWDTAIIVLIAFMALDYITGVVYAFNTKTLSSEIGLKGLSKKFLIILILIGAVLLDRLMNTGTWVFRTLVCYFYIANEGISLLENAGNLGLPIPKKLKAALEQLKNEDENESEEN, encoded by the coding sequence ATGAAACGTATGGATAAATTTTTTAACTCATCTGTAGCAGTAATCGCTACAGGACTAACTTATTTATTTGGTGGTTGGGATACTGCTATTATCGTATTGATTGCATTTATGGCTTTAGATTATATTACAGGTGTTGTATATGCTTTTAATACTAAGACTTTGTCTAGCGAGATTGGTCTAAAAGGATTGTCTAAGAAGTTTTTGATTATTTTAATCTTAATCGGAGCGGTGCTGTTAGATCGCCTGATGAATACTGGCACATGGGTGTTTAGAACTTTAGTATGCTATTTTTATATCGCAAATGAAGGAATAAGTTTGTTAGAAAATGCTGGTAATCTTGGGTTACCAATACCAAAAAAATTGAAAGCGGCTTTAGAACAATTAAAAAATGAAGATGAAAACGAAAGTGAGGAAAATTAA
- a CDS encoding CHAP domain-containing protein, whose translation MKSASEFAKERVGKGVDVDGYYGAQCWDLFAYFCQQAGYKVVNCTTSLHAKDIWNNRKTNGALTNFTEVSVKNMQDGDWVIWGDCEVAPTSHVGMFRRYTGNNRAIILGQNQLGVQKATEVDMTLNGVIGVLRPNCYKNKCPYKSSGVVKPLYNGIRVRTAPSTKKGDTGIVYNADSPNLYYNRIVLADGWYWAEYDRAKGGKGYCALCKADGSSKYWKQV comes from the coding sequence ATGAAATCTGCTAGTGAATTTGCAAAAGAAAGAGTTGGAAAAGGCGTAGATGTTGATGGTTATTATGGTGCACAGTGTTGGGATCTGTTTGCTTACTTTTGCCAGCAAGCGGGATATAAAGTAGTAAATTGTACAACATCTTTACATGCTAAAGATATTTGGAATAATCGTAAAACGAATGGTGCATTAACTAATTTTACTGAGGTGTCTGTAAAAAATATGCAAGATGGAGATTGGGTTATTTGGGGTGACTGCGAAGTGGCACCTACATCCCATGTTGGCATGTTTAGACGTTATACTGGTAATAATAGAGCAATCATTTTAGGTCAAAATCAGTTAGGTGTGCAAAAAGCAACAGAAGTTGATATGACGTTGAATGGTGTTATCGGTGTATTACGCCCTAACTGTTATAAAAATAAGTGTCCATATAAATCTAGTGGTGTAGTAAAACCATTATATAATGGCATTAGAGTACGTACAGCACCTAGTACGAAGAAAGGTGACACTGGTATTGTATACAATGCTGATAGCCCTAATTTATACTACAATCGTATTGTCTTAGCCGACGGTTGGTACTGGGCAGAGTATGATCGTGCAAAAGGTGGAAAAGGCTATTGTGCTTTATGCAAGGCTGATGGTTCTAGCAAGTACTGGAAACAAGTATAA
- a CDS encoding type I-C CRISPR-associated protein Cas8c/Csd1 — translation MSSIDNYMLNLVELYDNCLTDKIPLYTAPVFCSANVYIDKDSNFIKAERLEETKQLNLPTTISSENRSRAVAPYPIVDNIRNMNGKGEEMFLELLSSFIDYSGNEKCRIFYEYVKKETILNDIKDIKTHIKLDGVVPIVYIVDNKTGETEPLLDDELYKQYNKFFEDKIIPKEAKKDMCLLCGKETYCMPVSKTRILPPKPMARIYSGKSEKDIVQNTFLHSFVCVDEAFKLIHAIRYVIRHNSYMCHDVYTGVFSAKGLPQNFLLIPKNIYGVIDYANAIPRAVDHNKRFPDMMEEFINKMRDIHKDNNIFILQFRSCTPGTVALTCNLCMTSDDYFDKLSTWYKYQHIYIDDFYSLYNFGTLKYYLYENFENDGVIRILDMYINSFYSEKILPEKIFQQLYKALLQTADMDFRLNAINYLANLKAINNNLEKAYIRNDIKRKSKFIKMKPLLEEIGVNYSNYSSFMSGDNRRLSIELCKKVLDAVENIHDYDIPKQETVEIDDIDNKKE, via the coding sequence ATGAGTAGTATAGACAACTACATGTTAAACCTTGTGGAACTTTATGACAATTGTTTGACAGATAAAATTCCTTTATATACTGCGCCTGTTTTTTGTTCGGCTAATGTATATATAGACAAAGATAGTAATTTCATTAAAGCCGAAAGATTAGAAGAAACGAAACAACTAAACTTACCTACAACAATATCATCTGAAAACAGAAGTAGGGCTGTAGCTCCTTATCCAATAGTTGATAATATAAGAAATATGAATGGGAAAGGGGAAGAAATGTTCCTAGAGTTATTAAGCAGTTTTATTGATTACTCAGGAAATGAAAAATGTAGAATATTCTATGAATACGTAAAAAAAGAAACCATACTTAACGATATCAAAGATATAAAAACCCACATAAAATTAGATGGTGTTGTACCTATTGTGTACATAGTTGACAATAAAACAGGAGAAACAGAACCTTTATTGGATGATGAACTATACAAACAATATAATAAGTTTTTTGAAGATAAGATTATACCAAAGGAAGCAAAAAAAGATATGTGCTTGCTTTGTGGCAAAGAAACTTATTGTATGCCAGTATCAAAAACTAGAATCTTACCACCAAAACCGATGGCGAGAATATATTCAGGTAAAAGTGAAAAGGACATTGTACAAAATACATTTTTACATTCATTTGTATGTGTTGATGAAGCATTTAAATTGATACACGCAATAAGGTATGTGATTAGACATAATTCTTATATGTGTCATGATGTATATACAGGCGTGTTTTCAGCTAAAGGTTTGCCTCAGAATTTTCTTTTAATTCCTAAAAATATATATGGAGTTATAGATTATGCTAATGCTATCCCACGTGCTGTCGATCATAATAAAAGATTTCCAGATATGATGGAAGAATTTATAAATAAGATGAGAGATATACATAAAGACAATAATATATTTATTCTTCAATTTAGAAGCTGTACTCCCGGAACTGTGGCACTTACTTGTAATTTATGTATGACAAGTGATGACTACTTTGATAAACTTAGTACATGGTATAAATATCAACATATATATATTGATGATTTTTATAGTTTATATAACTTTGGTACTTTAAAATATTACTTGTACGAAAATTTTGAAAATGATGGTGTTATTCGTATATTAGATATGTACATCAATTCATTCTATTCTGAGAAAATATTACCAGAAAAAATCTTTCAACAGCTTTATAAAGCATTATTACAAACAGCAGATATGGATTTTAGATTAAATGCAATAAATTATTTGGCAAATTTAAAAGCAATAAACAACAATTTAGAAAAAGCATATATAAGAAACGATATCAAAAGAAAAAGTAAATTTATCAAAATGAAGCCTTTGTTAGAAGAAATAGGCGTAAATTATTCAAATTATAGTAGTTTCATGTCTGGCGATAATAGAAGGTTATCTATTGAGTTATGCAAGAAAGTACTTGATGCTGTAGAAAACATTCATGATTATGATATTCCTAAACAAGAAACAGTGGAAATTGATGATATAGACAATAAAAAAGAGTGA
- a CDS encoding lactate dehydrogenase encodes MKVFIYGYRKEEIAFFEACIKKFGLEIATCEQRPNMENAHLAKDYPCISVLSTPMPKELIQKFYDLGVRFISTRTVGYDHIDLQAARKIGMRIGNATYASESVADYTIMLILMALRKMKLIMKSAEVQDYSFDGVQGRNLKNKTLGVIGTGNIGQTLIRHIAGFECHILAYAPHPKEAMKDYVTYVDLDTLLKQSDIITLHVPLTETNYHMINKETIDKMKDGAVIINTARGGLIDNEALIEAIENGKLAGAALDVVEGETGIYYNNRKAAILKQREMAILNAFPNVIMSPHMAFLTDDSNRDMVYHSMESCVDFLQNKENPWEIQ; translated from the coding sequence ATGAAAGTGTTTATATATGGATATAGAAAAGAAGAAATAGCTTTTTTTGAAGCGTGTATTAAAAAATTTGGATTAGAAATAGCAACTTGTGAACAACGTCCCAATATGGAAAATGCACATCTGGCAAAAGATTATCCCTGCATCAGCGTATTATCAACGCCGATGCCTAAAGAATTGATACAAAAATTCTATGATTTAGGTGTGCGTTTTATTTCCACAAGAACAGTTGGATATGATCATATCGATTTACAGGCAGCACGCAAAATCGGTATGCGCATTGGCAATGCTACTTATGCAAGCGAAAGCGTTGCGGATTATACCATTATGTTGATTCTTATGGCCTTACGGAAAATGAAACTGATCATGAAAAGTGCGGAGGTACAGGATTATTCTTTCGATGGTGTACAAGGCAGAAATTTAAAAAATAAAACATTAGGTGTGATTGGAACTGGGAATATCGGTCAGACATTGATTCGTCATATTGCCGGATTTGAATGTCATATACTTGCCTATGCACCTCACCCAAAGGAAGCAATGAAGGATTATGTAACATATGTAGATTTGGATACACTTTTAAAACAAAGTGATATCATTACCTTACATGTTCCATTAACAGAAACAAATTATCATATGATCAATAAGGAAACCATTGATAAAATGAAAGATGGGGCAGTTATTATCAACACAGCAAGAGGTGGACTTATTGATAATGAAGCGTTGATAGAGGCAATAGAAAATGGAAAACTGGCAGGAGCAGCATTAGATGTTGTAGAAGGTGAAACAGGAATCTATTACAACAATCGAAAAGCAGCAATATTAAAGCAACGGGAAATGGCTATTCTAAACGCATTTCCAAATGTAATTATGTCACCACATATGGCTTTTTTAACAGATGATAGCAATCGCGATATGGTGTATCATTCTATGGAAAGCTGTGTTGACTTTTTACAAAACAAAGAAAACCCATGGGAAATACAATAG
- a CDS encoding MarR family transcriptional regulator has protein sequence MTNVESMLKQFASIRRAYGKYLYTSMNANNFSPSEIDILIFLSNNPSINTSKELVVCLAVSKSLIARSVDALIQKGMLKMEEDKNDHRLQHLKITKAAVPYINEIKKYRDSFTKLALADIDEQDLKCIEETVKKIEDNMQKIIRGEKGL, from the coding sequence ATGACAAATGTTGAAAGTATGTTAAAACAATTTGCCTCCATACGAAGAGCATATGGGAAATATCTGTATACTTCTATGAATGCAAATAATTTTTCTCCAAGCGAAATTGATATTCTGATATTTTTATCGAATAATCCCTCCATCAACACGAGTAAAGAGCTGGTTGTTTGTCTGGCAGTTTCAAAAAGTCTGATTGCCAGAAGTGTCGATGCCTTGATACAAAAAGGAATGCTCAAAATGGAAGAAGATAAAAATGATCATCGACTACAACATTTAAAAATCACAAAAGCTGCTGTTCCATATATTAATGAGATAAAAAAATATCGTGATAGTTTTACAAAGCTTGCCTTGGCAGACATCGATGAACAGGATTTAAAATGTATCGAAGAAACAGTGAAGAAAATCGAAGACAATATGCAAAAAATCATTAGAGGTGAAAAAGGATTATGA